GGGCCCCGCTGGGCCACGCTGGAGGGCCGGGCGCGGGTGCGCACGGAACCGGAGCGGGTGCGCGAGGCGGAGCGGCGCTACGCCGAGCGCTACGGGCGCACGCCCGGCCCCAACCCGGCCCGCGTGGTGATCGAGATCGAGGTCGAGCGGGCGCTCGGACGGGGCTGACGCGCCGTCTCCGCGGAGCCGGACGGAGGCCGGGGCGGGATCGGCGCGGGATCGGCGTGAAATCGCGCACAGACGGTGATCGAGCCGCCGCGCAGCCGATTTTCAGCCACCGTGGGCGCCCACGCATACGGTGAAATGTCGCCACAAATCACAGCGGCGTCACCGTGTTCAGGTCACGGTGACGCCGCTGCGGGGGGAAGTGCCTGCGCGATCTGTTTACGACGGGGGAATCGCGTCAGGCACTGCGGGGGGTGGCCGAAATAGTCCTCACATCCGGTACCTCCGGTTCCGCCAGCCGGTGGTCGCGTTGGTCCAGGTTCACGAAGATCATGCCGTACCGGACGGCGCACCGCACGGGTTGGGGGGCCCCGCGGGGTTTGCGCAGGCACCGGTACGCCCGCACGTCCTCGTCCTCGTCCCTCGCGACGACGACCGGTTCACCGAAGACGGTCACCATCAGCGAGTCACCGCTGTGGGGGATGGCGGTGACCAGGTCGATGAAGTGCCAGCCGGAGCGATAGGCGGTGGCCATCTCGCGACGGAAGGATCGGTCGTCGGGTGGAGTGGCCACGTCAGCTCCCGGCTCCGGCCGCCGTCGCGTCGGTGTGCGCGGCCACCGAGGGCCACTCGGTGACCGCCCTGACGTCACCCTTCCCGCCGGAGACGCCACTCAGCACCCCGAGGGCCACCAGGGCGGAAAAGGCGGCGCCGAGCACCGAGCGAAGCAGTCTGTTACGCATGGTCGGCTTCGTCCTCACTTGAAGGTCCCCTTTTCCCCCGTCAGGTACGACGATGGCTCATTCGGGCACGTGATGGCCACAGAATCAGTGCATCATGTTCCTGCACGTTCAGGAGCCTGGGGGGTGGAGATTTGGCAACAAATCATGCGCAAACGGGACATCCTCATTCGGTGACCGAGCTGTGCGAGGAAGGCGGCCGCCTTTACGCCATTGCGCTGCGTTCGGGACGCATCGCCCGGTCCGACGCGGAAGCGGCCCCCTGCCTGCTGGAATTCGCCCTGCTGCACCCGGACCCCGACGATCCCGCGTGGCTGCGTCCGGTGCCCCCGACGGTCGCCCTGGCCCGCCGGCTCCACCCCATCGAGCACGAGATCACCGAGCGCCGCCAGCTGTCCATCCAACTCTCCCGCGCCTTCGAGCCGTTCATGGCGCTGAGCGCGGAGGTGCACGCCCCCGGCGACGCCATCACCGTCCTGGAGGGCGGTGAGCGCATCAACGCCGCGCTCAACCTCGCCACGTCCCAGTGCCAGAGCGACCTGCTCACGGTGCAGCCCTCCGACCGCATCTCGGAGAGCAGCCTGCTGCAGGGGCTGGAGCGGGACCGCGCCCTGATCGAACGTGGTGTGAAGATCCGGAGCCTGTACCAGCACACGGCCCGCTACAACCCGGAGAAGCTGGCGTACGCCGCCCAGCTCTCGGAGGGCAAGATCGAGTACCGCACCATCGACGAACTGGTGGAGCGCCTCATCATCTGCGACGGCGCCGTCGCCTTCATCCCGGCCCGCGACGACCAGAGGATCGCCCTGGAACTGCGCCACCCCGGACTGGTCCGCTACCTCACGAAGGTCTTCCAGTACCTGTGGGACCGGGCCGTGCCGATGAGCGCGGGCGGCCCGTACGAAGTCGACGCCGTCGGCATCACCGAGATCCAGCACTCCATCGCCAAGCTCCTGGTGGAGGGCCACGTCGACGAGGCCATCGCGCGCCGCCTGGGCATGAACGTGCGCACCTGCCGCGCCCACATCGCCAAGCTGGCCCAGGCCCTCGGCAGCGGCAGCCGCGCCCAGCTCGGCTACCTCATCGCCGAGTCGGGCATCCTGAAGCAGGACACGACCCCCTCCGGGGCCCGCCGGTCCTGAGGCGGACCGCCGGTGCGCGACGGCGGCCGGGTCCGGGCGTCTCACCGCACGCTCGGGGAGCCCTGGTCGGGCACGGCGAGCACGGCCGTGTGCGGCGGGCCGTCCAGGCCCGCCTGGGCGATGCGCACGCCCAGCTGGGTGCGGCTGGCGGCGCCGAGCGTCTCCGACAGGCGGGCGATGTGGGCCCGGCAGGTGCGCACGCTGATGCCGAGCCGCTCGGCGATCACCGCGTCCTGGTGGCCCTCGGCGAGCAGCGCGGCGATGGACCGCTCGCGGTGCGAGATGCCCTCGATGCCGGTGTCGGGCAGGGGGGTGGTGAGCGGGATCGCGAGGCGCCAGAGGCGCTCGAAGACCGTCACCAGGTAGTCGACCAGCGCCGGGTGACGCAGTTCCAGGGCCATCGTGCGGTCGGAGTTGGCGGGGACGAAGGCGACCGTGCGGTCGAAGAGGATGAGGCGGTCGATGACCTCGTCCAGGGTGCGGGCCTCCACCGCGTCACCCATGAGTTCCAGGTAGTTGAGCAGTCCCTGCCCGTGCCGGGCCACGTGCGTGTACAGGTCGCGCATGCGCACGCCCCGGCCACGCAGTGCCAGTGCCCGGTGCAGTCCCTCGGTCAGCTCCTCCTCGCGCCGGATGCCGCCGGGCTGCACCGTGAGCACCTCGGTGGTGCAGGCCGCGGTCGCCTCGTCCATCGCGGCCCGGATGCGGGACAGTCCGTCCAGGACGCGGATCGAGGTGCCCTCGGCGGGCACCGTGAGCGCCTGCAGCCGGCTGCCGAGGCCGGCGTACCGCTCGAAGGCGGTCACCGCCGAGCCCACCCGCCGCTGGCTCTCCACGACCTCGTCGTAGACCCCGCGCAGCAACCGGGTCATGACCTCCTGCGGGGAGGTCGGCACCAGCCAGTCCATGTCGTCCGGGTCGGGGTGCAGCAGGGCCAGTTCCAGCAGGCAGGGCACCACGTCGGCGTCCGTGCGCGGTACCCGTCCCCGCCGTACGGCCCGGGAGTACACGCGGTCCCCGGCCTCGCACAGTCGGTCGGCACCGTGTGGATGCTGCTCCGTCCCGTGCCCGGCCATCGCCCATTCCACCCCCGGTTTGCTGCCACTTCCGTGGCGCAACTATGCGCGGCCCCGTCCGGGTCCGCAACACGGCTCTCCGCGCGGGGGCCGCCGTAAACCACCGCTTCGGCCCGGTGCCGACGGGCCGTGTCACCGACCGGGGCCGCCTTCCACGCCGTTGGGGTGGGGCGGCGCGGCACGGTGCGGGAGGGGAGGGGACGGGGGAGGACGGAGGAGGGCGGGAAAGGCAAGGAGGGGGAGGGGAAGGCTACTTCAGGCCGATGGCGGTGCAGGCCGCCTTGAACTTGGCGGTGCAGATCTCGGAGACCTTGTAGATCCCGTCCGCGATGACCGTGTCCCTGATCTTGTCCTTGGTCAGGGCGCTCACCTGGACCAGCTTGGACGGGATGTTCTTCCGGGTGGGGCTGTCGACCTGGTCCTGGGTGAGGGCGTCGAACTGGATGTCCTTGCCCTGCACCTTGGTGACGGCCATCTCGGCGGCGGCCTCGGCCTCGTCCGGGTAGGACTTGTAGACGCTCATGTACTGCTCGCCCGTCACGATCCGCTGCACCGCGTCCAGTTCGGCGTCCTGGCCGGTGACCGGGGGCAGGTGGGTGACGCCGGCGGCCTTGAGGGCCCTGATGACCCCGCCCGCCATGCCGTCGTTGGCCGAGTAGACCGCGGCGATGTTGTCCTTGCCGATCCGGTTGACCGCCTCGGTCATGTTGGCCTCGGCGTTCTCGGGCTTCCAGTCCTTGGTGTCGAAGCTCGCCGCGATCGTCACCTTGCCGTTCAGCTCCGACAGCGCGCCCTGCTTGAACTGCTTGGCGTTCGGGTCGGTGGGCGAGCCGTTCATCATCACGATCTTGTCGGAGGTGTTGGC
This is a stretch of genomic DNA from Streptomyces sp. TG1A-8. It encodes these proteins:
- a CDS encoding (2Fe-2S)-binding protein encodes the protein MATAYRSGWHFIDLVTAIPHSGDSLMVTVFGEPVVVARDEDEDVRAYRCLRKPRGAPQPVRCAVRYGMIFVNLDQRDHRLAEPEVPDVRTISATPRSA
- a CDS encoding sugar ABC transporter substrate-binding protein; protein product: MRRIAMSVAASTMTLSLAGCGVLNATDDGASASPTKGDDLTVGLLLPERANTRYDKFDYPIIKAKVAELTHKQGRVEYANADADADRQAGQMQKMIDGKVDVILVDAVDAHAIAGEVRKAKDAGIPVIAYDRLAEGPIDAYVSFDNELVGEVQGRTLLEALGPNANTSDKIVMMNGSPTDPNAKQFKQGALSELNGKVTIAASFDTKDWKPENAEANMTEAVNRIGKDNIAAVYSANDGMAGGVIRALKAAGVTHLPPVTGQDAELDAVQRIVTGEQYMSVYKSYPDEAEAAAEMAVTKVQGKDIQFDALTQDQVDSPTRKNIPSKLVQVSALTKDKIRDTVIADGIYKVSEICTAKFKAACTAIGLK
- a CDS encoding LuxR family transcriptional regulator, with protein sequence MAGHGTEQHPHGADRLCEAGDRVYSRAVRRGRVPRTDADVVPCLLELALLHPDPDDMDWLVPTSPQEVMTRLLRGVYDEVVESQRRVGSAVTAFERYAGLGSRLQALTVPAEGTSIRVLDGLSRIRAAMDEATAACTTEVLTVQPGGIRREEELTEGLHRALALRGRGVRMRDLYTHVARHGQGLLNYLELMGDAVEARTLDEVIDRLILFDRTVAFVPANSDRTMALELRHPALVDYLVTVFERLWRLAIPLTTPLPDTGIEGISHRERSIAALLAEGHQDAVIAERLGISVRTCRAHIARLSETLGAASRTQLGVRIAQAGLDGPPHTAVLAVPDQGSPSVR
- a CDS encoding helix-turn-helix transcriptional regulator — protein: MGGGDLATNHAQTGHPHSVTELCEEGGRLYAIALRSGRIARSDAEAAPCLLEFALLHPDPDDPAWLRPVPPTVALARRLHPIEHEITERRQLSIQLSRAFEPFMALSAEVHAPGDAITVLEGGERINAALNLATSQCQSDLLTVQPSDRISESSLLQGLERDRALIERGVKIRSLYQHTARYNPEKLAYAAQLSEGKIEYRTIDELVERLIICDGAVAFIPARDDQRIALELRHPGLVRYLTKVFQYLWDRAVPMSAGGPYEVDAVGITEIQHSIAKLLVEGHVDEAIARRLGMNVRTCRAHIAKLAQALGSGSRAQLGYLIAESGILKQDTTPSGARRS